TAAAATATTCCAACTTCAGATTATGAAGTAGAACATTAGACCAAATGTGAGAATTCTTTACGTTTCTTAACTTATACTATCTTAATGTAAACTGTCAGAGTTTTCCACCCCAATTCTTAATAAATTCTAAAGATTGACTGAAAGCGGTTAACTGTAGGGGATTTGGGGAATTCTGACCGATAATCAAAATAGAGCCATTTACTTGTAGGATTCATGATTAGCATTGATTTAACGTTGAAGTATACCCCTATTCCTATTTCCGTCCAACGTAAAGAAACTGAGGATGCAGAAGCCTTGTATCAACGCATTATAGGGGTCATGGGTTCTCCCACACCCCAACTGGTAGAATTGACTTGTGAGAAGCAACTTGAGAAAAAAGTGGCTGTGATGAGTGATCAAATTAGTGCGGTGATTTTGTCTCAGAAAGATGGGTCGACAGCCGCAGGAAGAGTTCCAGGGTTCTTTGCTTTGGCAGACTCGGAAAAGTAATACCAATTCTGGAAAATCCGACTACAGATGCTTATGGTGTAGGGGTCAACGGCCGTTGACCCCGATAAAGATGTGTAAGTAGGTGGTCATAATTAAAGTCACAATAGAAAAGGGTTCTCCCGTACCTGTGGTGATAAGTAAAAGCTTATAATTTGTAGGGTGGGTTAGACGCGGCTATGATTTTGATGAAAAACCCATAACTTTTAAGGCGCGTCGTAACCCACCATCTTAAGTGTTGTAGCTGATTATACATTTTATACCAAGATGTCGGGAAAGCCCAGAAAAGTTCGTAGTGATGGCTTTAGCCACTAAGAAGGAGAGGTTTTAAACCCAATTAATTATCAATTATCCATTGTCAATTATCCATTGATTGCTGGTTTTTTTAATGGCACTACATTAGCTTCATTACTTTCTCTAGCGACTCGAATTAATAAGGCAGCTAATATTAAACTAGCTAGGGTAGAACTGCCCCCATAACTAAATAAAGGAAAAGGTAAACCTGTTGTCGGTAAAGCCCCTGTAGCTACCCCAATATTTAATAAAGATTGTCCTACCATAACCACCATAACACCAACAGCTATTAATCGTTTAATTCTATGAGTACAATTCATAGCAACTCGCAGGGCAAAAGTTGCATAAGTGAGTAATAATAACAACAAAGCTAGACTACCAACAAAGCCAAATTCTTCAGCGAAAACTGAGAAAATAAAATCAGTATATTGAATAGGTAAATAAAAGAGTTTTTGTTGAGACATCCCATATCCTACTCCAAAAGTTTGCCCTGAACCTACGGCCATCAAACTTTGTACTAATTGATAACCATTCCCTAAAGGATCGGCCCAAGGGTCAAGAAAAGCCGTGATCCTTTTGCGTTGATATTCTCGTAAACTAATACTAAGAACGGCGATTAAAGTTCCTCCTAAAGCGGTTGAAGTTAAATACATTCCAGGGAGTCCTGATGCTAAAGCAATAAGCCAAAGAGTGATACCACATAAAGCAGTGGTACTTAAATTAGGTTGTAATAAAATTCCGGCTAAGATTAGACCAAAAATGCCTATCCATTGTAATCGCGTGGCCCAAGAAATTCGATCCCATTGTCCAAAAATTCGCGCACCTTGGAGTACCAGAAAAGGTTTCATTAATTCTGATGGTTGAATCAAAATAGGCCCTAATTTAATCCAACGAGTTGCACCGTAAACTTCATGGCCTAAACCTGGGACTAAAGTGGAGAGAATTAA
The genomic region above belongs to Aphanothece sacrum FPU1 and contains:
- a CDS encoding FtsW/RodA/SpoVE family cell cycle protein is translated as MDKFKSSKPSKLQYLVPIFDPDVQHWSAEARFLRWLTLLWLSIGFIALFSASYAVAQAETGNGWYYVIRQGIWTWVGLIGFNFIVRLPLQYLVNLAPWCIFLILGLILSTLVPGLGHEVYGATRWIKLGPILIQPSELMKPFLVLQGARIFGQWDRISWATRLQWIGIFGLILAGILLQPNLSTTALCGITLWLIALASGLPGMYLTSTALGGTLIAVLSISLREYQRKRITAFLDPWADPLGNGYQLVQSLMAVGSGQTFGVGYGMSQQKLFYLPIQYTDFIFSVFAEEFGFVGSLALLLLLLTYATFALRVAMNCTHRIKRLIAVGVMVVMVGQSLLNIGVATGALPTTGLPFPLFSYGGSSTLASLILAALLIRVARESNEANVVPLKKPAING